A region of Candidatus Aegiribacteria sp. DNA encodes the following proteins:
- the ndk gene encoding nucleoside-diphosphate kinase: MEQTLVILKPNAVQRELVGDLISRFERRGLKITAMKLCRISPETAAYHYREHLEEPFYEGLISFITSGPSVIIALESLAAVTIVRSMVGATNPADAAPGTIRGDYATSPGHNMIHASDSIESARREIELFFSPDEILDYRLSVRPWL, translated from the coding sequence ATGGAACAGACCCTTGTTATTCTGAAACCGAACGCCGTGCAGAGAGAACTCGTTGGCGATCTGATCTCGCGATTTGAACGAAGAGGCTTGAAGATCACTGCGATGAAACTCTGCAGGATCTCACCGGAAACTGCTGCTTACCATTACAGGGAACACCTGGAAGAACCGTTCTATGAAGGTCTGATTTCATTTATTACAAGTGGTCCCTCGGTGATAATCGCACTTGAATCTCTTGCTGCTGTAACCATTGTCAGATCAATGGTTGGAGCAACAAATCCCGCTGATGCAGCTCCTGGAACAATAAGAGGAGATTATGCAACCTCACCTGGTCATAACATGATCCACGCATCCGATTCAATAGAATCTGCCCGTAGAGAAATAGAGCTGTTTTTCTCTCCTGATGAGATATTGGATTACAGACTGTCTGTCAGACCCTGGTTGTAA
- a CDS encoding PAS domain-containing protein has product MNKVSKSSLPSGGWVRIAWIPDSGIVLVSGDSAGILGVSARRLINAPDPLNLLPAELSGILSSGLPEVPVQISTSSFTGTVCTENDHAEILLFDTPDLQDGGNIMLDELGAGVVVTDRTGIVVLWNKAMTSIFRIPKQHVMGKQLQDVLTSPILYSWDNVIKMVLDGKQIRVECHLDGQRRVDCTFSPGGPGVIGTCFETTESFQAENRLRTSRKMNQAYFHSVSTGLVLFDKDYRILVANRAFGRMFGLVENLLGIHLNEILPRESFAIVEDQTRTLFSGSGNKENEMARIVRFVLPDETRRVISQNIKPIVEESGAVFYAVGIFEDVSEKSILFNKYNAYQNKIKEINTLASIFFSDQSDNLDRITEVLRDCFSAKAVAVYISDPLGDIELAGKTAKWPENAPESFSDLRLASFMIESHSKYQLNGDEIGVLNSWFGNCLIFPIESDEKNYGYVIAADVDNTAGSEVFSLAETSTHMLALLLSSVDKTAEIEHLDLLLIRQSKLAGSIITALDIPVAVFRVDWSVILWNDSMEALTGVSFDLATSRTELAASVLFDDIGGITAIQRITRNGSSEYPESWEVANQNGIKTRCAWRLSRAESVEGGKLEPIVIVSGIKSDEIYSIQAAKNAADMYTALSRGTSALLSASDRTKVVEAAATAFLEISGASRITLSIRGINPITRTSYDPKSDEIAPRQWKLAIETDTDSIGECVFHGGKEYSALNDFARNVARTCGELEKTAVGRRFAFLAEKAAGKFLITNSSGRILLSTWIQVTDGIISNRSIYDVFSGSDWVYLDSMMLGILRIGRLNMLLKTERGEELQVAAVALNGLDAEPIIIWWPVYEPSYISQLEYLDKSENAACALLDVLDDLSTSIGRGFIRIKEVMNPDHPVAAVLNTAKYAFEGLTKDYVYLRLLQTVWNYVPEQIDPELFLDKIKSAFLENGLLPPNISISGELYDICGNIDILKKVTTQLCYVVCPSSNPVFNVSLVNRKEIREPVDLNKGTEQFVRINMRCSDGRVLSGISDDFSDISTPFDFSSGLNPASEVSLLSLILRLSGGALKPDDGFSSLTILLPCWK; this is encoded by the coding sequence ATGAATAAAGTATCCAAATCCTCCCTGCCTTCCGGCGGGTGGGTAAGAATTGCCTGGATACCGGATTCAGGAATTGTACTTGTGTCCGGAGATAGTGCCGGAATACTGGGAGTTTCTGCAAGGAGACTGATAAATGCCCCGGATCCTCTAAATCTGTTACCTGCGGAATTATCAGGTATTCTTTCCAGCGGGTTACCTGAAGTGCCTGTTCAGATATCAACTTCATCATTCACGGGAACTGTATGTACTGAAAATGACCATGCTGAAATACTTCTGTTCGATACACCGGATCTTCAGGATGGCGGCAATATCATGCTTGATGAACTTGGAGCCGGCGTTGTAGTTACTGACAGAACCGGGATTGTTGTTCTCTGGAACAAAGCTATGACAAGCATTTTCAGAATTCCAAAACAGCATGTTATGGGAAAGCAGCTTCAGGATGTGCTGACCTCTCCGATTCTCTACTCATGGGATAACGTTATTAAGATGGTTCTTGATGGAAAGCAGATCAGAGTTGAATGTCATCTTGACGGTCAGAGGAGAGTTGACTGCACTTTCTCCCCTGGAGGACCAGGGGTTATAGGAACCTGTTTTGAGACAACCGAGAGTTTTCAGGCAGAAAACCGTTTGAGAACAAGCAGAAAGATGAATCAGGCTTACTTTCATTCAGTGAGTACTGGATTGGTTCTGTTTGACAAGGATTATCGGATACTTGTAGCTAACCGTGCATTTGGCCGGATGTTCGGTCTTGTTGAAAATCTTCTGGGTATTCATTTGAATGAAATCCTTCCGAGGGAGAGTTTTGCCATTGTCGAGGATCAGACCAGAACTCTCTTCAGTGGTTCTGGTAATAAAGAGAACGAAATGGCCAGGATAGTCAGATTCGTTCTTCCAGATGAAACCAGACGGGTCATTTCACAGAATATCAAACCTATTGTGGAGGAATCCGGAGCTGTATTCTATGCTGTCGGGATTTTTGAGGATGTATCCGAGAAATCAATTCTTTTTAATAAGTACAATGCTTACCAGAACAAGATCAAGGAGATAAACACGCTTGCATCGATATTTTTCTCCGATCAATCTGACAATCTGGACAGGATAACTGAAGTACTGCGTGATTGTTTTTCCGCAAAAGCTGTTGCAGTCTATATTTCAGATCCACTGGGTGATATTGAGCTTGCGGGAAAAACCGCAAAATGGCCTGAGAATGCTCCTGAGTCTTTTTCCGACCTTCGTCTTGCCTCATTTATGATTGAATCGCATTCCAAGTATCAGCTCAACGGAGACGAGATCGGAGTCCTTAATTCCTGGTTTGGAAATTGTCTCATATTCCCAATAGAATCGGATGAGAAGAACTACGGCTACGTTATTGCAGCTGATGTTGATAATACAGCTGGATCAGAGGTTTTCTCACTTGCGGAAACATCCACACATATGCTTGCACTTCTATTGAGTTCTGTTGATAAAACAGCGGAAATTGAACATCTGGATCTTCTGCTGATCAGACAGAGTAAACTTGCCGGCAGCATTATCACCGCCCTTGATATCCCGGTTGCCGTTTTTAGAGTCGACTGGTCTGTCATTCTCTGGAATGATTCGATGGAAGCACTTACTGGAGTGTCTTTTGATCTTGCTACAAGTCGAACTGAATTAGCTGCGAGTGTTCTGTTTGATGATATAGGAGGAATAACCGCGATACAAAGGATTACCAGAAATGGATCGTCCGAGTATCCTGAATCGTGGGAAGTTGCAAATCAGAATGGAATCAAAACGAGGTGTGCATGGCGCCTTTCAAGGGCTGAATCAGTGGAAGGCGGAAAGCTTGAACCTATTGTGATTGTCTCCGGAATCAAATCTGATGAAATCTACAGTATACAGGCAGCAAAGAATGCCGCTGACATGTATACGGCCCTTAGCAGAGGAACATCTGCACTGCTTTCCGCCTCAGACAGAACGAAGGTTGTTGAAGCTGCGGCAACTGCTTTTCTTGAGATATCCGGTGCATCCAGAATTACTCTGAGCATTCGAGGAATTAATCCCATCACAAGAACTTCATACGATCCCAAATCTGATGAAATAGCACCTCGTCAATGGAAACTGGCAATTGAAACCGATACAGACTCAATAGGAGAGTGTGTGTTTCATGGAGGCAAAGAGTACTCCGCTCTGAATGATTTTGCCAGGAATGTTGCCAGGACATGCGGTGAACTTGAAAAAACAGCTGTCGGACGGCGTTTTGCTTTCCTTGCGGAAAAGGCAGCTGGAAAATTCCTTATTACGAACAGCAGTGGTAGAATTCTGCTCTCGACCTGGATTCAGGTTACAGATGGTATTATCTCAAACAGATCAATATATGATGTATTCTCAGGCTCAGACTGGGTATATCTTGATTCAATGATGCTGGGTATACTCAGGATTGGCAGATTGAATATGCTTCTGAAAACTGAGAGGGGAGAAGAGCTGCAGGTTGCTGCTGTAGCTCTTAATGGACTTGATGCAGAACCGATTATTATCTGGTGGCCTGTATATGAGCCATCATATATTTCTCAGCTCGAATATCTTGACAAAAGTGAAAATGCTGCTTGCGCGCTTCTTGATGTGCTTGATGATCTTTCTACATCCATTGGCAGGGGTTTCATCCGGATAAAGGAAGTTATGAATCCCGACCATCCTGTTGCCGCTGTTCTAAATACCGCCAAATATGCTTTTGAGGGGTTGACCAAGGATTACGTGTACCTTCGGCTGCTCCAGACCGTCTGGAATTACGTACCTGAACAGATAGATCCTGAATTGTTCCTGGATAAAATCAAATCAGCCTTTCTGGAGAACGGACTGCTGCCTCCGAACATTTCCATATCGGGTGAACTGTATGACATCTGCGGTAATATTGATATCCTTAAGAAAGTGACAACACAGCTGTGCTATGTTGTCTGCCCGAGCAGTAATCCGGTTTTCAATGTATCACTTGTCAACAGGAAAGAAATCAGGGAACCGGTTGATCTCAATAAAGGAACGGAACAATTTGTAAGGATAAACATGCGATGTTCGGATGGAAGAGTGCTTTCAGGAATATCGGATGATTTCTCTGACATCAGCACACCATTTGATTTCAGCAGCGGATTGAATCCGGCTTCTGAGGTATCTCTTCTTTCTCTGATACTCAGACTCTCAGGAGGAGCTCTCAAGCCTGATGATGGTTTTTCATCACTTACGATTCTGCTGCCCTGCTGGAAATAA